The genomic DNA GCCTGTCCCGAGAGAGGGGACTCCATGAGCCCCGAGGCCCTCCAGCCTCTGGCTGCCATGGTAGGGAGGTGATGCAGTGCACTGGTCAAAGCAAAGTGAGGATTCGAACCCAGACCCGCCTTTCCATCCCTTGCATGTCTAACGTCATCTAGACGCCTTCCTTAGTGACTGTGGTAACATCAGCCTGGTTTTAAGATGTGAGGGCTTCTCAGTCCCAGGCTGTGACTTACCAAAACCTCTGCTCTCACCTTGATCCCCAGTACTGGCATCATGGTGAGCCCCATGAGGCTGAGAATGTGCCCTCCTTCTGGGGAACCTCCAGGCCAGCCTTTTGGTGTCATCATTAGTTACAGGTGGGCTGGGGTGGGTTCCCAGAGATCCTCCGTCACCAGGAGTTCCTTGAGGACAAAGTCACCTCAGTAGCCCTAGTGTGTAGCATAGGGCCTGGCTTACAACGGGTGACCAATAAGTGGTGGGGGAGCAAGCAAGGAAGTATCTCTACCCCAAGGAAGCGTTCAGCCCACTAAGTGCCCTACTGACATCTGttagcaaatgaataaaatggcatTAATCACGACAATAATCACAAAATATGTCTCGAGTGCCCATTATGTGCCAGGGACTTGACTAAGCATGTTCTAGATTTTACCTCATTAGAGTCCCATAACCACCTCTTGGGGTCAGGACTATTAGCCCCATTCTGAGgacaagaaaactgaaatcacacATCTAGGAAGTGATAGAGCAAGGAGTAGATCTCAGGCCTGCGGCCTGAGCCCTATCCAGACTCTTTCCCAATAACCCACTCCTGTCTCCGAGGGCTGCTGTGTGtgcagccctgtgctgggtgctggggggcaAAGGAGAAGTATGGGCACAACCTGGCCCCGGGAGCTTCCAGTCTGGCTGCAGAGGACACACAAATACGCAagacactgagaaaataaaagcacctgCGGCCTGATTCTGGTCCTGGGGGCAGGCAGGCCAGCAAGAGCGCCGGCAGCCCTGGGAGGCCCGAGATGCTGGGCAGGAAGTGTGGGGTCTGGCCAGCCTGGGCGGCACTCTCCTCCCCTTGTTCGAGTTGGGacaatgaggctcagagaggacgGTCATGCCACTAGTAAGAGTCTTAATTTACTCTTTCCCCTGTCCTACATGGTCTCTCACATCCCAAGAGACTTCCTGGAGGTGGTTTCAAGAAAAGGTGAGCTTTTGCAGCTAAGAGAACAAAGGAAACTGGGAAGGCAGGCTGGGAGCATGAAAGGGGACAGGACGGGGCAATGTCCTTCTGAGGGACCAGTGCCTGTCCTGCCCCATCTCCCAGGGAGATGGAAGCTTTGGAAACTGAGTTATGTTTGAATGGCCCTTCCCCCGGGACATCGGCCTGGTGCCCAGGGGATCACCATGCCCGTGGCTTCTTTTCCAGCCCAACTCAGCATCCGCGGCTTCTCCTCCAAACATTTCTTACCACTCCAGAGTCCCTCCTTCCAACATCTGGGAGAGACATCGCACATGACGTGCTCAGAAGGGTACGGGCCTTGAGTCACACAGGCTTCAGCGCCTGTTCCCACTTAGCTGCTGACAGCCTCACTCCTTCCTCCACAGAGCAGCGCCGGGGAGAGCCGGGTGCTAAGGTTGTCATGAGCCGTGGACAGCGTATGGAAAGGCCCTGGCACTTAGTAGGCCCTCAGAAAGGGTGGTTACTACTGGGCCCACGGGACAGCTCTGAAttcccagccccaggccaccTCAGCATCTCAGAAAAATGGCCCTGAGGTGGGACCCAGAGGACCCACATTGgagccaggggaggaggaagaaaggagctgGCTGCGGGATGGGCAAATGGCTCTATGGAAGAGGCAGGCGGTGGCCGGGCAGCTGCTGGCACCTTCCAGAATCCTGCCTGACGGCCAGCTCTGATGTCCCAGGAGGACAAAGCCAGGTCTGTCTCCCTGCTGCAGCTGGAACAGTTGAACCCCCGACCAGGGAGCAGCTATCTTGCACGACACGAGGGGCCTCCCGCTGCCTCGTTTGCGGGCGCGCCACCgtcctcttctgtctctgtcaGGCACCTCTCTAGCGAGCGAGGCTCCAGCCTGGgcacccaggcagaggggaggagccaAGAGGGGCCGCAGCCCTGGAGTCCAAGGGCTGGGACCCGGAGCCAGCTGGAAAAGGCTGACAGGGCCACTGCTGTGGGATTTGAGGGCATGATGGCTTAGCCACACTCCCCAGGTCTTCTGGGGCCTTCTGGGGCCTCCTGGCCGAGCACAGGCCCCCTGCTCGGCATCCCCAGGGAAGAGCCCACAAAAGGGACCGGACTTGGCCCATGGCACATGGCACATGAGATTTCAGGCGGACCAAAGAAAGCCCTTCTTGGCTTCACTCGCTGGTGGGAAGGAGGTGGGAAGAGATCCACTGCACGTGTATTCCTGGGGGCTCCGGGCTCGGTGAGGAGGGCAACGTCAAGGCTGCCTGAGTTCCCATAGTGGTTCCACGACCTCCTGGCTGCGTGTTGTCGGTCCCGTTGCTTCGCCCCTCGGTGCCTcgggttcctcatctgtaaaacgaggGTGAAGTCTCACAGGGCTGGTGTGAAGAGTGTGTAAATGATGTAAAGCGCTCAGGCAGGGCCCAGCACAGAGTGAGCGCTCTAGAAGCCTTCGCTCTTGCTATTAGTATTTTCCTTCCAGAACTTCTTCCTTCAGGCCCACTCCCAAGCAGAGAACAACGGAGTGTCCTGTTCCTGAGACCAGGGCAAGAGGGACCTGGAGCCCCCCGGAGATGGACGCTGGGTCTGGGGAATGAGGCAGAGGTCCCCCTGAGCAAACTCGCAGAGAGCCTTGCACACCAGGGCCGCGGCCCTCGGGAGGAGAGGAGCCCAGGGACGGGGAGGACCAGGGGCTGCCTGAAAGCCCAGAGAAACGGAAGTAAGGACCACGCCCGGCCAAGAGCTGGGGCCACCCTACCAGTCCCATCTGCTCTATCTCCCGCCGCCCTTCCCCCTTAGTCTTTGGGGCAAAAGATTTGTGCTGGTTCAGGCCTGGAAATACCAGAAATACCAGAAACTAAAGTCGTCCCTCTTTGGGCGGCCACAGCACAAAACCAACCAACATGATCCTGCTATTAACCTCGATTAACTTGGAGAAGATTCCATCTCAGGCTGTCGAGGCCCCTGTGGCTCCAGCCAAGCCCCCTGATGCTGGCCCAAAATGGCAGAGGGTGGGCAGCAGGGAGCGGCGGGGAGGCTGTAGCCCCAGCTCGAGGGCCGAACCTAGAACAGGGCGTCCTGAGCCATCGGGGCCcgagctgccccccaccccagggctcggCCTCTGCTGCCTGTCCCACAGACACGGGCACAGAGGAGGTGATTGTTCCCATCTGACCACGGCAACTGCTCCCGGGGGCAGCCAAAAGCCCAGGCCTGGGTGTCACGGTGGTAATTGCCAACCACGAGGCCAAAACCTGCCCCCTCCACTCCTGTGGACACAGACACTGCAGCGAGAGACAGAAGGACAGTCACGGGCACACAGAGGCCCTCACAGGGCCTAGAAGAGGAGCAGGGCCTGTCTGGTCACACACCCAGCCAGCCACACGCACACGCaccccacactcacacacacgcgtgcacgcacacacgccCACTACCACCCACAGCCCCAGAAAGAGGCTCCACAGCAGCTACACCCCGAGGCACAGTTCCTAGGAGGATCAAAACACCCATTCAGGCAGGCGAGGAGGGCAGGCACCAAAATAGAACGGCTGAGAAGTCATGGGGCGGCAGGGGACGCACGGGCAGCAGGGGCGGGGTCTGCGTCCTGGTGGTGTCACTTCCTCGCCGCCGGGCCGCTGGGGCCaaatcccctcccctccccaagcccGCCTTCACCGTCTGTGAAACGGGCACAGCGAAGCTCCGCGCAGCAGAGGACACCCTCTCCCCAGCACTGGCCGTTGCTCCCCTGAGGTATCGGGGAGCAAGACGGCCTCAGCGGGAGGGCAGGGCCGCGGCACGCAGGGCCCTGCAGTCTTGGCGGCTCAGGTCACCCGTCGGGCGATGGCCCGACTCCCGTACTGGGAGCAGGGGACGCGGGGCCGTGTCGGGTGGGCCGGGGGGTGCATCTGTAGGGTGCGGCGCTCACCCCACGGACGCTCCGGGCTGAGCCATGTGCACCCGCGCGTGTAAGCGGCGGCTCAGAGCACCTCCTGGCCCCGGGGGCCCCCACGTACCACGGCTCGCGGAGGGGGAGCGGCCCGAGCActgggacccagccctgccctccctctgcctcccacaggGACTCGGGAGGCGGCCTTCGTGTACGCCATCTCTTCAGCAGGTGTGGCCTTCGCCGTGACGCGGGCGTGCAGCAGCGGGGAGCTGGAGAAGTGCGGCTGTGACCGGACGGTGCACGGGGTCAGCCCGCAGGGTAAGCGTGGCAGGAGGGGGCGTGCGTGGCaggcggggccgggccgccctCCCTCACAGCGGCCACTGTGCACCCCCGCAGGCTTCCAGTGGTCGGGGTGCTCGGACAACATCGCCTACGGCGTGGCCTTCTCCCAGTCCTTCGTGGACGTGCGCGAGAGAAGCAAGGGGGCCTCGTCCAGCCGCGCCCTCATGAACCTCCACAACAACGAGGCCGGCAGGAAGGTAGTGCAGCACGTCCCCTGCCACCTCACCACCGGGCGGGGTGGGCTCGGCGGGGTCCCCGGCACGTCCCTCCCCCGGCGCGCCACGCAGAAAATGTTCGGGCTCCTGCGGGCCAGCGGGCTACGGGGCGGCCAGGCGAGCAGGTGTCACAACAGCGTGTGGCCCCCGACACGCACCCACGAGGATATGTACACGCACACACCCTTCCTAAGTAGCAGGGCTAGGACGTGAGGCACGTGCCTCCCCCGACGCCACGTGCCTTCTCCTCCCGGATGCAGCAGCCCTGCTGGCCCCCTCCCGTCACTCCCCCGCTGCTTCCCCTAACAGTGCCCTCTGAAGCgtttcccctccctccaccccaagtGCCCCGAGGACAGGGACAGGGTCTTCAAGTCCCCAACACAGCTCACCGCCCACCCCAGTATACAGCAGGTGCTTAATACAGAGAAGATGCAGGACAGTAAACCGTTCTCCAATTCTgcggcctccccccaccccgacccccagcCCCTGCCGCCTCCTGAtgggccctctcccctccccgtcCCCTGCAGGCTATCCTGACACACATGCGGGTGGAGTGCAAGTGCCACGGGGTGTCGGGCTCCTGTGAGGTAAAGACGTGCTGGCGAGCCGTGCCGCCCTTCCGCCAGGTGGGCCACGCACTGAAGGAGAAGTTCGATGGCGCCACCGAGGTGGAGCCGCGCCGTGTGGGCTCCTCCAGGGCACTGGTGCCACGCAACGCACAGTTCAAGCCGCACACGGACGAGGACCTGGTGTATTTGGAGCCCAGCCCGGACTTCTGCGAGCAGGACATGCGCAGCGGCGTGCTGGGCACGCGGGGCCGCACGTGCAACAAGACGTCCAAGGCCATCGACGGCTGTGAGCTGCTGTGCTGTGGCCGCGGCTTCCACACGGCGCAGGTGGAGCTGGCCGAGCGCTGCAGCTGCAAGTTCCACTGGTGCTGCTTCGTCAAGTGCAGGCAGTGCCAGCGGCTGGTGGAGCTGCACACGTGCCGGTGACTGCGGCAGCCGCGCCACCAACCACCCCGTGGCCCGGGGAGGGCCGGTAATTTAAACAGTCCCCCCGCACCTACCCTGAAAGATACTggttgtattttttgttttggtttggtttttgggtCCTCATGTTATTTATTGCTGAAACCAGGCAGGTGGCCCCAAGGGCACCAGCAGGGCCTCCCTGAAGCCTGGGCCTTTGTGGCTGCCACTGACCAAAGGGACCTTGCCTGTGCCTCTGGTTGTCCACATGTGGCCACTGCTGACCACTCGGTTGTTACCTGTATCTGTTTTTCTACTCGCAGACTTAAGCTGGGTAACAAGGAGTGTTCGCCACATGCCTACTGACCCTGCCATCTAGGGAAGGAGGTGGCCCTATGGCCAGGGGAAATCGGTGCCATCTTGATGGAAGTTGCACCCCTACACATACACACCTGACCCCTGGCAGCTTCGGCCTTGTAGCCTTGTCTCTCAAGCCCCCTGGAAAGGGAGTGCGCAGATACCAGCCCAAGGGCAGAGGGTTCGCTTCGGCCCTCCATGAGCAGCTGGAGGTTCAGTCTCTGTGGAACCTTCCaggcaggaagagcagaggagacAAGGGCAAGAGAAGGCTCCAGGCCCACCCCGGAGCCCAGCCCACCCAGCCTCCCCATCACAGAGGGGAAGCCGCCACTCCCCGGGCCCTCCCAGGCAGAAGCACCAGCTGTCATCCTGGATCAGAGGTCCCAGCCGGGCCTTTGCAGGGACACCTCTATGCCTGTCTCCTCATGGTGCTGCTCCTCTGTGAGATAAAGAATGGAATCACACCCATAGAGGAACCGGCCAGTGAAAAGCCCTTTCCCACCCATTACTTCACACACTGAACCAAATTTACTGAGCAAATACTATGTTCTAGGGCCTCTACTGGGGCATCTCAGAGGATGATCACAACAGTCCTGGGACGTGGACAAGACAGAGATGCTTGTGCTCACTCTACAGGAGAGGGGGCAATGCTCAGCCGGGTCCCAGAGCACACTGGCTGCAGAGGCACAGCCAGGGGAGCCCTGCAGCCAAGGCTCCTCCTGGGCACCTTACCCAAAGGCCTGCTTGGGTCCCAGCCTTGGGGAGGGGCACTACCTGGAGGAAGAGGGGCCAGGAAGCAACAGGAGCCAGAGACTACAGGCGAGGCCTAAAGGCCACATGGTTCCAGGGGGCACAACAGGTTCTGCGGGAAGCAGTGGACAGCTAGAGGGCTGATGAAGTGAGGGGGTCAGCAGCTGAGGCACCCCTGCCGCCAGGGACCCTGGGCACAGAGGAAGAGTCTCCCAGATAAAGCAGTGGCAGCCTGGGCCCAGCCCTATGCCCAGCAAACCGGTAGGAGCACAAGGCCAACCTGTGTGAGTAGGACATGCACACAGCAAGGTTCGGCCTGACCCCGCTGCTGCTTCTCAGGAGGGCTCCCAACCTCCAGAGGAGCTCACCGGAGGCCCAGTCTCCAAGCTGCCCCCTTAATGGGGCGCCAGGCTCCTGGTTTGAGATCTTGAGTTCTTAGATCCCCACCGGAGGTTCTCAGACCCCAAGCTCCTGGCTCCAGGGTTCCACGTCTGAATTCAAAGTCCCAGTTTGAGAATACAGGCTCCAGCCTGTAGAAACTCTCCTCCAGGCCTTGCGGTTTGTGCCTCCTGGTGTTGGCTCCCTCACTGAGAGGGTCAACACCCTTGGCCCCCAGCCAAGCTCTCTGCTCAATGTCCATCCACGAAGAAGGCCAAAACCAAGTGAGATGCTGCAGCCACACTGGAATGAGGGGTAATCGTGGGGCGGGCAGGCTCTGATGTGGATGAAAGCTGAGCCCACTAAGTGTCCCCACAGCGGCCCAGCTGGGCTCACTGCTCCTCTGGCAGGCTCTCTTCAGCTGTCTGCTCAGTGCCAGGGAAAATGCTAGCCCTCACTGGCAAAGGCCAGACCCAGACAAAGGAAACAGGGGAGACCCCTCCCCCTGCAGAGACAGGGCAGAGGCACTCTTCCCCAACCCCGGATCCTGTGCCCAGAGCCAGGGGACTGCTAGGTCCAGGTTGGATGCTGGTATTACAGATAGTGCCCCAGAAGAAGTGAGAGGGTCTGTGTCCGCTCACAGGCGTCACCTTTCCACCTGCCTGGAGACTCTCTCAAGGCTGACCATTCTGGGCTTCTGAAGGGTATGACCTGTGTAAAGGAGACTAGATTCTAGGAACCTCTGCCCAACCCTTCTGCTGCCACCACCAGCAACCCAAAGGCCGAAGGGACCCACAGCTGCAGGAAAACGGAGCTTCCTTGGACACACCTACATCCAAAGTGTCCCAAATAAAGAGGTGGAACCAGCACATACCTGACGTAGCCCACCCACTCTAGAAGCTGGCCGGAGGATCCAAGTCCTGCCCGAAACCCTCTCCACTAGTCTCCACAAGACAAAGGTGATGTCCTCTGAGGCCTAGGGCTGGATAAGCCCCAGCTCGGGATGCTGCTACTTCCTTTGCTGCCCTACCCCATCCTCTAATTTTTATACTAGGCCCCTTGCCATTGTGACATCCCCATGAAATAGTCTGATGCACgataaaatgattatttctttatcttgcaaTTGTGAAAGTGACTTTGTttgcagaaaagggaaaagagagacatggggaaggacacagaaaaagcagATAAATAGTTCATATTCTAATACGGGGACTCTCCTGGCCCTCTTTCCTTCTGGGTTTGATCGCCACATGGAAAGGAGCCACCTGCCTCCTGTCTGGAATAATCCCCCTTTACGGCTCTACCTGCACTTCACCAAGCCACAATCAGCTATTTAATCCTTGGTCTGAGCTAAGGCCTCAGAACCCTTGCTGAGTGTTgatacagaagaacaaatacaATGACAGAGGAGGGTCTGGTGAAGTGGGTGCCAAGTGAGCAGGTAGGGAACAGATGGAAAAGAACTTAGTATCTGCCCAGGGACACAGGGACCCAAGGCCTGTGGCTAGAAGTCCACTCCAGAATTGAAGCCTAGTCAGGACAAGAAGCCTGGATGGAAAACTCCATCTAACTCAAGTCAGAGCTGATGGGAAGACCCAAGGTGGCTTCTCAGAAACTTCAGTCTAGTGGAGTCTTCGTCCTTACCAAGGGGGCCATGgtctccccccacccaactctTGCCCACCCCCCTGTAGCAACTTCACACATCTGGGAGCAGTTAGGCTGCTATATGCTTGGCTTTCCAAAAGTTTCGTGGAGTATAACAGGGCTGAAGCAAGTGCTTTCAAGACAGCAGAGGTGCACAAGGATTTGTGAAGAATTAGGGAAGGAGTtagtggagggaaggaaggatctAGAATGTGGGTGGAGAGAAAAAGGACACCCCATCCCCAAATCCGGGTCAAGGCAGACAGAAGGAAACTGGTGACAGAGAGGGTCTGAGATGGCAGAGCAAAGAGGTGAAAGTCTCCATACCCAACCATTTCCTACAACTGTGAAAAGGACCCAGGCTTTACAATCAGAACAGACATGGGTTGGAATCCCAGTGCTGCCCACTTCTTCACTATATGGAAAATTGAATAACTCACTGTCCCTCTCTGGGACTCGTTTTCTTCCTTTGGAATATGGGACTGATACCCCGCCCCAACTTCAAGAGGGGCTAAACAGTAACAGAATCAGTTTCTCAGGGATGttagataaaatatgtaaatctcAACAAATGGCAGctactattataaatattattactcCTTTTTCAGGAATGTAGGAGGCAGTTAAGGTGGCTCTGAAATTGGGCCAGAGGAGGGGATGAAACAAGGAAGAAATCAGAGACCGTTGGGAGCTGAAGACAGGTGATCCTACTTTGGCCCCATCTCCCAAATCAGCAACAGACAGATGTCTCAGGACAGAGATCCCCAGCCTGACAAGAGAACCCCAGGGGTCAGAAGACCCAGGCAGCAGCGAGTAAGGCAGTGGCACCAACAGGAGAGGCTGCACCAAGTTCTCGGTATTGGCTGAGAAGCAGGGCTAGGACAGGGAACCGTGACCAAGGAGCGGAGGAAAGAGTGTCAGAGCTGTAGGAAGCATATGCAGTGGGGCCCAGGGGCTCCACCTGCGAGGATGGAAGGTTTTCAGGACTTCCAGGCAAGGTCAGCTCACAGAGGGCCTGTGTCCAGATTGTTCTTGACAGCTGCCCTCACAACTCAGGTCTCAAGGTCTCTGGGAAAGCTGTCAGAGTGTAATAAAGTGGACCTCCTTCTCAGCCCCTGCTGGACAGCCAGTGGCCCCAGAGATGTCTGGGGAAGACCAGGGACATGGTTTAAATGGGTCTTGGGgcaaggaaggaacagagaacaCAGGATGACAGAGGGTAGAAGGAAGTACAGGGTCTGGGCAAATGAGAGGAGCCAAGACTGAGAAACAGAGTGAGGGAAAGACAAGGTGGGAGGACAGACACAGGAACAGAGAGGGTGACACAGGAAGAGTGAGGACAGCACCGAAGGACCATCTGGGCAGAGGAGCCCAGCAGCTTCCTGACAAAATGAGAAAGTGCTGAGCTTCAGAAGGCGTCTGCCtcgaggagaggggagggggtcTCGAGGATATGGGGGAAGGGGAGTAaggcccagcctggcccaggcAATGACTTCATAGGCATCTCCCCCCACTCCTTCCTGAGCCGCCAGCCCTGGTGACCCCCTGCCCGCATCTCAAGGGTCTGGGCCAAGCAGGCGCTGACAGGGGAGAGAGGGGCCCTCCTGGGCCAGGCCCCCAAGCCTGGCATAGCgcctgctggggaggaggggcctaGAGGCCCAGCCCTTGTCAGCATCCCGGCCGGCACTTCGGAGGCAATTAGCAGCCCAGCTGAGCTAATCCCCCGCCTGGCGAGGCCAACACAAACAGGCCCAGGCTGGGTGCACACTCGCCTCCCTGTTTGCTGAGGGGCCCGGTGGTCCGCCAAGAATAACACCAATAACCCGGGGCCTTCTCTAGGTTAAGAGGAGGACCGGGGCTTGCTGAAGAGCGGACAGTGCCCGACAGAGCATACTCTGGCCAGGCGCCCTGGCTGCCCCAGAAAGGCAGCCACTGTTCCCAAGCCTTGGGCCAGCCAGGAAGAGGAAGCTGGACACAAGGAGCCATATACTCTGATtcagcacccacccccacccctgcccatgcCACCTGTGAGGGAGAAGGGCCAGCACAGGACTGTGCTGCCTTGGCCAGCCTgacaactgaggcccagaggggctgggCCCTCTGGTCAGGACCCAAGGATtacgggctccatgctggatgcaGGAGCCCAGAGGCCATTCAGACCTGCACCCTACCCTCAAGGGGTTCACAGTCTAGCGAGGCCAGACTGAGTATGACCTTGGAGGAGAGCCAGTCTCTAGTCCCAGGAGCAACACCTTCAGACTTATGAAGACTGCGGTAGAAACCCCGCGACCGAGAAGCAAAGGGACCACGGAGAAGAGAAAACCTGAGGTCCAGAGACTGATAAATGGGGGACCTGGCAccaagggaggcaggagggactcAGAACAAACTCTGGCATACACTGGTCCTGAACCAGGAATGACTGGATGTAATCGCTTCAACCCAGCAACCAGTGGGAGAGCCCAGGTCCAAGACCTGGCCCTGCTCCCGACTCCCCACTTCCTGGCTCCACCTCCACCAGCCTGCGGCTGGAGAGCATCTCCTTTTTGATCCTTACTTTCTATCCTCGATTTGGTTCCTCACCTACCCAGGTACCTCTGGACTTTGTGGCAACATCAAGAACTGCAGCCTCCCTGGAGCCTCCACTTGGGAAAAGTGATGCAGCCTCCCAGAATGAGCCAGGCCCCTCAGGATGGCGTCTGACCATCATATGTGACAGCGCCACCATTTACTAAGAACCTATTGACTCTGAAGTCAGGTCAGGCCCACACTAACCACGACCCACCAGCATTATCCCCCAGCACCATCACAAGCAAGCAATGGAACACAGGTAATTCCGATTGGATAAACCAGCTGAGAGGCAAGTGCATGATTTAACCCCACTTCACAGATTAAGAGATGGAGACCCACAGAAAGGAGAGGCATAACTGCAGCCAGAACTGGCATCTTCAGGCTCCTAGTCAGGATGTAGCGTGTCACCAGGCCTCTCCTCCAGTCCCACAGCCATCTCCATCTTCCCTCCCACTGCTGGCCTAGACTGACCTTTGATAGTCCTGGCCCAAAGGGCCTCAGAGCCTTGAGCCCAACCCTCCCCCACAAAGCAGCATTATGTCTCTGGCTAAGGGCTAAGGTCAACTCTACCACTCTGCTGGAAACCTATACACTGCTCTGTAGACAGCTGTCTCCAGGGCAGAGAGTGAGAAAGACTGGAGTCACACTGCTAAGGCTTACAAAGCCACAGCTGGAAACAGCAGCCCTGCTCACCACCTCCTGCCCTGGCTGGTGTGGCAGGAGAAGGTATGGTTCCAGTTCCAAGCCTGCCAGATGGGCTGTTAGGTTCCTAATCACAGCAGGAAGAGGCTGACAATCCACAGCCTGAACTCTCTCTGGGCTGTTCCCACACCTGCTCTAGAACATCTAGCCTCAACCAAGGTAGAAAGGAGTAGATGACTCTTTTTCCCCTTCAGTTCAGACAACAAAGGGAGATTTTTTTCGAAAAGATTTTTTTActaagaaactgaagaaaagcaaacagatgGTAAGTACACAGAAACCAGCAGATTCCTAGGCAGGCCTTAAATAGCTCCTAACCAGAGCCCTACAGATGCTGCCTCTCCCTTCCCGCCTCATGAGGCCCCTCCCAGACATCAGGACCCCAGGTCTCATTCTAGCTCCACTGCTGACAGCCTGTGGAATGTGAAGCTAGCTAATAACCTCTAATTTCATCAGTAAAAAAAGGTGAAGACAATAGCAGAACCAGAACCGGACCCAGTTCGAAATCCAAAGCCTCTATTCAAGATGGCCTCCACCCCAGAGAACCAACTG from Canis lupus dingo isolate Sandy chromosome 2, ASM325472v2, whole genome shotgun sequence includes the following:
- the WNT4 gene encoding protein Wnt-4 isoform X1, which codes for MSPRSCLRSLRLLVFAVFSAAASNWLYLAKLSSVGSISEEETCEKLKGLIQRQVQMCKRNLEVMDSVRRGAQLAIEECQYQFRNRRWNCSTLDSLPVFGKVVTQGTREAAFVYAISSAGVAFAVTRACSSGELEKCGCDRTVHGVSPQGFQWSGCSDNIAYGVAFSQSFVDVRERSKGASSSRALMNLHNNEAGRKAILTHMRVECKCHGVSGSCEVKTCWRAVPPFRQVGHALKEKFDGATEVEPRRVGSSRALVPRNAQFKPHTDEDLVYLEPSPDFCEQDMRSGVLGTRGRTCNKTSKAIDGCELLCCGRGFHTAQVELAERCSCKFHWCCFVKCRQCQRLVELHTCR
- the WNT4 gene encoding protein Wnt-4 isoform X2, translated to MSPRSCLRSLRLLVFAVFSAAASNWLYLAKLSSVGSISEEETCEKLKGLIQRQVQMCKRNLEVMDSVRRGAQLAIEECQYQFRNRRWNCSTLDSLPVFGKVVTQGTREAAFVYAISSAGVAFAVTRACSSGELEKCGCDRTVHGVSPQGFQWSGCSDNIAYGVAFSQSFVDVRERSKGASSSRALMNLHNNEAGRKVGHALKEKFDGATEVEPRRVGSSRALVPRNAQFKPHTDEDLVYLEPSPDFCEQDMRSGVLGTRGRTCNKTSKAIDGCELLCCGRGFHTAQVELAERCSCKFHWCCFVKCRQCQRLVELHTCR